From Candidatus Nucleicultrix amoebiphila FS5, a single genomic window includes:
- a CDS encoding patatin-like phospholipase family protein, with translation MATPKNSERKKVSFALQGGGSHGAFTWGVLDAIFEDGRIDVEGVVGTSAGGMNATATAYGFIKDGPNGARQSLKALWGEIGEQGRKSPLKPNPMDKLVQNYDISGTPMFKMMQFVSGALSPYQLNPHGGHPLDPVVSKLFDFKVLQGSKDVKLFLCATHVATGKVKVFTGKELTKDAVLASACVPTLFKAIEINGEFYWDGGFIANPAVYPLIYNCESTDIVIIQIRRVHDPMVPTTVHAINNRLGEITQNSCLTREMRAISFVTKLIDDGLVKPGALKRLHIHMIRDDAFFGGIDRASGFCADPDFLEYLYKAGRRCGKKWLEDNFDAIGKKTSANIESDFM, from the coding sequence GCGCTTCAAGGTGGTGGATCTCACGGTGCTTTCACTTGGGGTGTGCTTGATGCAATCTTTGAAGATGGGCGCATCGACGTTGAAGGAGTTGTCGGCACCAGCGCTGGTGGCATGAATGCGACAGCAACAGCCTACGGTTTTATAAAAGATGGTCCAAACGGCGCACGACAATCTCTAAAAGCTCTATGGGGAGAAATCGGAGAGCAAGGGCGCAAAAGCCCTCTTAAACCCAATCCTATGGATAAGCTGGTTCAAAATTATGATATCAGCGGCACACCTATGTTTAAGATGATGCAATTTGTTTCAGGAGCATTATCTCCTTATCAACTAAACCCCCATGGCGGTCACCCATTGGATCCAGTAGTTTCCAAGTTGTTTGACTTTAAAGTCTTGCAAGGTTCAAAAGATGTCAAACTCTTCCTTTGTGCTACTCATGTAGCTACAGGCAAAGTCAAAGTTTTTACAGGTAAAGAGCTAACAAAAGATGCTGTTCTTGCATCGGCTTGTGTCCCTACTCTCTTTAAAGCCATTGAAATAAACGGTGAATTTTATTGGGATGGGGGATTCATCGCCAATCCTGCAGTGTATCCTTTAATTTATAATTGCGAATCTACAGACATTGTGATTATCCAAATTCGTCGTGTCCATGATCCGATGGTACCTACTACTGTACATGCTATCAATAATCGTTTAGGGGAAATAACCCAGAATTCATGTTTAACGCGCGAAATGCGGGCCATATCATTCGTGACTAAGTTAATTGATGATGGTCTTGTAAAACCTGGGGCTTTAAAAAGACTTCATATTCATATGATTCGTGATGATGCCTTCTTTGGTGGTATTGATCGCGCTAGTGGCTTTTGTGCAGACCCAGACTTTTTAGAATACCTCTACAAAGCAGGTCGACGTTGTGGAAAGAAATGGCTCGAAGATAATTTCGATGCAATTGGTAAAAAGACAAGCGCCAATATAGAATCTGATTTTATGTAA